Within the Streptomyces sp. NBC_00554 genome, the region GGACGCCCGGCTCCGCCTGCTCACCGCTGGCCTGGACGCCTGGGCAGCGGACAACGTGCTCTCGTACCTCGCCGAACAGCGCGAGGCGTGCGGTCACATCCCGGACGACCGCACCATCGTCGTCGAGCGGTTCCGCGACGAGCTGGGCGACTGGCGAGTCGTCGTGCACTCCCCCTTCGGCGCCCAGGTCCACGCTCCCTGGGCCCTTGCACTCGGCGCCAAGCTCTCCGAGCGCTATGGCATGGACGCCCAGGTCATGCACGCGGACGACGGCATCGTGCTGCGGCTGCCCGACGCCGACCTGATGGGCCTCGACCTGCTCGACCAGGCGCCCACGAAGGCGGGCACCGAGTACGACGCCGAGCAGGCGCCCGTCGGCGCCGCGGACGTCGCCCTCGACAAGGGCGACGTCAACCAGATCGTCACCGACCAGGTGGGCGGCTCGGCCCTGTTCGCGTCCCGTTTCCGCGAGTGCGCGGCCCGGGCACTGCTGCTGCCGCGCCGCAGCCCCGGAAAGCGCACCCCGCTGTGGCAGCAGCGGCAGCGCGCCGCCCAACTGCTCGAAGTGGCAAGCGAGTACGGCTCGTTCCCGATCGTCCTGGAGGCCGTTCGCGAATGCCTCCAGGATGTCTTCGACGTCCCTGGCCTCACAGAGCTGATGGGCGACATCGAGTCCCGCAAGGTGCGCCTGGTCGAGGTCACCACCCCGGAGCCCTCGCCGTTCGCCCGCTCCCTGCTCTTCGGATACGTCGCCCAGTTCCTGTACGAGGGCGACTCCCCCCTCGCCGAGCGGCGCGCCGCCGCGCTGTCCCTGGACTCACGGCTCCTCGCCGAGCTTCTCGGACAGGCCGAGCTGCGCGAGTTGCTCGACGCCGACGTCCTGGCCGAACTGGAGCGGGAGCTCCAGTGGCTCACCGAGGACCGCCGGGTCAAGGACGCCGAAGGCGTCGCCGACCTGCTGCGCCTGCTCGGCCCGCTCACGGAAGCCGAGCTGGCCGAGCGCGGCGCCGAGGCGCAGTGGGCCCAGGAGTTGGCCGCCTCCCGCCGCGCCATCCGCGTCCGGATCGCCGGGGCCGACCACTGGGCCGCGATCGAGGACGCGGGCCGGCTGCGTGACGCACTCGGTACGGCCCTGCCCGTCGGTGTCCCGGAGGCCTTCACCGAGCCGGTCAAGGACCCGCTCGGCGACCTCCTCGCGCGGTACGCGCGCACCCACGGCCCGTTCACGTCGACGACGGCCGCCGCCCGCTTCGGGCTCGGCACGGCCGTCACGGACGGCGCCCTGCATCGGCTCGCCGCGGCCGGACGCGTCGTACAAGGGGAGTTCCACCCGGCGGGCATCGGTCAGGAGTGGTGTGACGCGGCGGTCCTGCGCAGACTGCGGCGCCGTTCGCTCGCGGCGCTGCGCCATGAACTGGAGCCGGTGCCGCCCGCCGCGCTGGCGCAGTTCCTGCCGCAATGGCAGCACATCGGCAGCGGGCACGGGCTGCGCGGCATCGACGGACTGGTGCGCGCCATCGAGCAGTTGCAGGGCGCGTCCGTTCCCGCGTCCGCGCTGGAGAAGCTGGTCCTGCCGTCCCGGGTCACCGGTTACGCCCCCGCGCTGCTCGACGAGCTCACCGCCGCCGGAGAGGTCGTCTGGGCCGGGGCCGGGTCACTGCCGGGCAAGGACGGTTGGGTCTCGCTGTACCTGGCGGACGCGGCTCCGCTGCTCCTGTCCTCCCCGCACCCCCTGGAGACGACCGCGCTCCACGAATCCATCCTGGGCGCTCTCTCCGGGGGCTACGGTCTCTTCTTCCGCCAGATCGCCGACCAGGTCCGGGCGACCACGCATCCCGACGTCACCGACCCTCAACTCGCCGACGCGGTCTGGGACCTGGCTTGGTCCGGACGGCTCACGAACGACACGCTCGCGCCCATGCGCTCCCTGCTGGGCTCGGGCCGCACCGCCGGGTCCACGGCCCACCGCGCCAAACGCTCGATCCCACGCGGCCGCTACGGCTCCCTGACCGGCGCCGCGCGCCCCCAGTCCCGTACCGGCCCGCCGACCGTGGCAGGCCGCTGGTCCCTGCTCCCCGACCGCGAGCCCGACCTGACGGTGCGCGCCCACGCCCTGGCCCGGACCCTGCTCGACCGGCACGGCGTGGTGACCCGGGGTGCGGTCGCCGCGGAGGGTGTCGAGGGCGGCTTCTCCGCGATCTACCGCATCCTGTCCGCCTTCGAGGACAGCGGCCAGGCACGGCGTGGATACGTGGTCGAAGGACTCGGCGCGGCCCAGTTCGCGATGGACGGCGCGGTCGACCGCCTGCGCGCGGCGGCGAACGCCCGGGACCGCGGCGAAGCCCTGTCCGAACCGGACCTCTCGAACGGTTTCCCTGTCCAGTACGCCTTCCCAGGCAACCGCGGCCCGGCGAGCACCCCGGCCTTCCCCAGCGGCCTCGACCCGACGGACCCGCTCAACTTCCCCGACGCCCCCAGCCATCCCCACGATCTCGGCGACCCCGGCGACTTCCGCGACCCGGGGAACTTCGACCCGGCAAGCTCCGACTTCCCGCCCACCAGCGGCCTCACCGAAGACCACAGCTTCTCCGCCGATGCGGCCGACCCCGACTTCTCAGCCCGCGCCGCCTCCCCCGACAGCCCCGGCCTCCCGAACAACCGCCCCCGCTCCCACACCCGTGCCACCACCCAGGCCGTCGTCCTCGCCGCCGCCGACCCCGCCAACGCCTACGGCGCGGCCCTCCCCTGGCCCGAGCCGCCGACCGGTGCCGGGCACAAGCCCGGCCGCAAAGCGGGCTCCCTGGTCGTGCTCGTGGACGGCGAGCTGACGCTGTACATGGAACGCGGCGGCAAGACCCTGCTGGCCTGGCCCTCCGACCCGGACGGCGCGGTCACACAGGACGCCCGCCTGAGCGCCGCCGCCGAGACCCTCGCCACAGCGGCCCGAGCCGGCTCCCTCGGCACGGTCACGGTGGAGCGCGTCAACGGCGTCTCTTCCCTGACATCCCCTTTCGGCACCCTCCTGGAAGGAGCAGGCTTCATCGCGACCCCCCGCGGACTGCGCCTCCGCGCCTAGCGCCCCAGGAACCACAGCGCCCTCGGCACAGGCCCAAGTCCCCCACCCCCCGACATGCCACCCTGGAGCCATGCCCGAAGGAGACACCGTCTGGCAAGCCGCGAGGCGGCTGCACCTCGCCCTCGCCGGCAAAGTGCTGATCCGCTCAGACCTACGGGTGCCGAGGTACGCCACCTCCGACCTCACCGGCCGCACCGTCCTGGATGTGACCCCGCGCGGCAAGCACCTCCTCACCCGGATCGAGGGCGGGCTGACCCTGCACTCACATCTGCGGATGGACGGTTCGTGGAAGGTGTACGCGAACGGGCAACGCTGGAGCGGTGGCCCCGCCCACCAGATCCGGGCCATCCTCGGCACCGCGGACCGCACGGCCGTCGGCTACCGGCTCCCCGTACTGGAGCTGCTCCGCACCGCCGACGAGGACCGAGCCGTGGGGCACCTGGGCCCCGACCTCCTGGGCCCCGACTGGGACCCGGACAGCGCCCTGGAAAACCTGCTGCGCGACCCGGTCCGCCCCCTCGGCGAAGCCCTGCTCGACCAGCGCAATCTCGCCGGCATCGGCAACGTCTACAAGAGCGAGCTGTGCTTCCTCCTCGGCGTCACCCCCTGGCTCCCCATCGGCGCTCTCCCCGCCCACCGCGCCATCCACCTGCCCGCCCTCGCCAAGAAGCTCCTCGAATCCAACCGCGACCGCCCGGCCCGCAACACCACGGGCCTCGGCGCCCAGGGACACAG harbors:
- a CDS encoding ATP-dependent helicase — protein: MVSSTHRALDGFSPATRGWFTGAFSAPTAAQAGAWAAIGAGSDVLVVAPTGSGKTLAAFLAALDQLASAPPPADPKKRCRVLYVSPLKALAVDVERNLRSPLTGIRQESVRLGLPEPEVKVGIRSGDTPPAERRALATRPPDILITTPESLFLMLTSATRDALTGIETVILDEVHAVAGTKRGAHLALTLERLDELLPKPARRIGLSATVRPVDEVARYLSPQRKVEIVQPPSGKEFDLSVVVPVEDLGELGGSPVADGKEGAEKPSIWPHVEERIADLVQAHRSTIVFANSRRLAERLCNRLNEIAYERATGQPLEEAHAPAELMGGSGAAQGAPPVIARAHHGSVSKEQRTLVEEDLKAGRLPAVVATSSLELGIDMGAVDLVIQVESPPSVASGLQRVGRAGHQVGAVSTGVVFPKYRGDLVQAAVVTERMRTGSIESLRVPANPLDVLAQQIVAMTALDTWQVDDLLATVRRAAPFASLPESAFTAVLDMLAGRYPSDAFAELRPRVVWDRIAGTVTGRPGAQRLAVTSGGTIPDRGLFGVFLAGADPKKGGGRVGELDEEMVYESRVGDVFTLGTSSWRIEDITRDRVLVSPAPGVPGRLPFWKGDQLGRPLELGRAVGAFLREVGSLPKEDARLRLLTAGLDAWAADNVLSYLAEQREACGHIPDDRTIVVERFRDELGDWRVVVHSPFGAQVHAPWALALGAKLSERYGMDAQVMHADDGIVLRLPDADLMGLDLLDQAPTKAGTEYDAEQAPVGAADVALDKGDVNQIVTDQVGGSALFASRFRECAARALLLPRRSPGKRTPLWQQRQRAAQLLEVASEYGSFPIVLEAVRECLQDVFDVPGLTELMGDIESRKVRLVEVTTPEPSPFARSLLFGYVAQFLYEGDSPLAERRAAALSLDSRLLAELLGQAELRELLDADVLAELERELQWLTEDRRVKDAEGVADLLRLLGPLTEAELAERGAEAQWAQELAASRRAIRVRIAGADHWAAIEDAGRLRDALGTALPVGVPEAFTEPVKDPLGDLLARYARTHGPFTSTTAAARFGLGTAVTDGALHRLAAAGRVVQGEFHPAGIGQEWCDAAVLRRLRRRSLAALRHELEPVPPAALAQFLPQWQHIGSGHGLRGIDGLVRAIEQLQGASVPASALEKLVLPSRVTGYAPALLDELTAAGEVVWAGAGSLPGKDGWVSLYLADAAPLLLSSPHPLETTALHESILGALSGGYGLFFRQIADQVRATTHPDVTDPQLADAVWDLAWSGRLTNDTLAPMRSLLGSGRTAGSTAHRAKRSIPRGRYGSLTGAARPQSRTGPPTVAGRWSLLPDREPDLTVRAHALARTLLDRHGVVTRGAVAAEGVEGGFSAIYRILSAFEDSGQARRGYVVEGLGAAQFAMDGAVDRLRAAANARDRGEALSEPDLSNGFPVQYAFPGNRGPASTPAFPSGLDPTDPLNFPDAPSHPHDLGDPGDFRDPGNFDPASSDFPPTSGLTEDHSFSADAADPDFSARAASPDSPGLPNNRPRSHTRATTQAVVLAAADPANAYGAALPWPEPPTGAGHKPGRKAGSLVVLVDGELTLYMERGGKTLLAWPSDPDGAVTQDARLSAAAETLATAARAGSLGTVTVERVNGVSSLTSPFGTLLEGAGFIATPRGLRLRA
- a CDS encoding Fpg/Nei family DNA glycosylase codes for the protein MPEGDTVWQAARRLHLALAGKVLIRSDLRVPRYATSDLTGRTVLDVTPRGKHLLTRIEGGLTLHSHLRMDGSWKVYANGQRWSGGPAHQIRAILGTADRTAVGYRLPVLELLRTADEDRAVGHLGPDLLGPDWDPDSALENLLRDPVRPLGEALLDQRNLAGIGNVYKSELCFLLGVTPWLPIGALPAHRAIHLPALAKKLLESNRDRPARNTTGLGAQGHSATGRDQNLFVYGRAPRPCLRCRTPIRAADQGDGSRERPTYWCPTCQAGPAPAPGTAKPRTSPRRTTN